TGTTTTCAAACCCATGAACCAAAGAATCGTTTCGAAATCCGATCGGGTCAAGTCAAAATAACTCTTGAGTCGAATACCCGAAATGGTTTCATCATCTTATGATTCCCGTTTTACTCATAGGTCTGGGAAGAATCGCTTCTCTCCTGGAAAAGGATTCCCTTCGTAACCGTCCTTGCACGCACGCCGGAACGATTTTTTCACCTTGGGGAAAAAAGAAATTCTTTCTCGTAGGGGCTATTGATCCATCCGAAGATCGAAGAAGCCGATTTTGCAAAGATTGGAATATTCCGAAAATTTTATGTTTCCCCGATTTTAAAAATTGGGCTTCCTCGTTTTATTCTTCTCAAAGTGAAAAAGATAATGTAAATTCTACCGATTTGAGATGGAAAAAAAAAGGCCGCAACTTTCCACATTCGAACTCAATCGACCCCGCTTCCTGTCTTGTAGTGATCGCGACTCCTTCCGAAACGCATTATGAACTCGCAAAGGCAGCGATCGATTTCGGATTTCGAAGGTTACTCGTCGAAAAACCGGTTTGTCATTCTCTTTCGCTTGCGCGCAAACTCTCGAAACTCTGTTGTAAAACGGGAACGGATCTGAGAGTCAATCACGAAAGAAGATACCATCCTCTTTATATTCAAGTCCGCAAATGGATCCAAGAAGAAACCTACGGACCGGTTCGAACGATACGCGCTTCCGTTTTGACTTCCGCACGGAATCCGGGCCGGGCAATCCTGGACAAAACCGGTCCTCTCTTTCACGACGGAACTCATGCGGTTGATCTTTTAACCTGGTATCTCGGAATGCCGGATCGGGTCGTTTCCGTTTTACGTTCCTACCCAAATTCTCCCGTAGAAGAGCAGGCTTTAGCGCTGATGACCTATCCCAAGGGTGAGACGGTTTTTTTGGAGGCGGGGGGAATGAGAAATTACTTTCAATTCGAGTTGGATATCCAAACGGAGAACGCGCGTTTTCTCGTCGGAAATGACGAAGTTCGCTTTTGGAAGTCCGAACCTTCCCGAAAATACAAAGGATTTAAAAGTTTGACTCCGATTTCAATTTCCGAAAAATCTTCCGCAGGCTCGAATCCGTTTCTGAATCTATACGATTCTCTTTTTCGGCATTTGTCCGGAAAATCGTCTCGGATCACCGGGGACATGGAGGAGAATCTTCAAATTCTCACTCTACTGGATACGATCCGGAGAAGAGCCGAAAAAAGATTCCTAGGGGTTTAGAAGTTTCACGTATGCTCGTAACCGGAACAGCCGAACCTCAGGAAACCCAGTCATACAAACGACACGGTAGTTCCTGGAGATTTTGGAACGCGAGTTCCTTCGTCTGGAAAAAAATATGGTCTATATTCTGGTTTTTTAAACTGGGAAAAATTTTTTTTCCTTCCTACAGAGATAGGGTCGTTCAGGAAAATTTTTTTCGTACATTAGGAGAAGATTGCCGTAACTTCTTCTTATCCATGGGAGGAGTTTATATCAAACTCGGTCAATATCTCGGAAACCTTTCCCATATCTTTCCGGATTCGTTTACCGAATCTCTTCAAGATCTTCAGGATAGAGTTCCCCCTCATCCTTTTTCAGAAATCGAAGAACGTTTTCGTTTGGAATTCGGGAAAGAAATCACAAAAGTTTTCCCGAACATTCAAAGCGTTCCCGAGGCGAGCGCGTCCACGGCTCAGGTTCACGTTGCTTCCATTGGAGGTCAAAAGGTTGCCGTAAAAGTTTTATATCCCGGAATCGAGACCTTGATCGCAGACGATCTGAAGAATATCCGCTCTTTTTTGAAAAGAATCAATCGTTATCTCTTTCGTTTCGAATACAAAAAGATCCACGATGAAATCAACCATCTCGTAACCAGGGAAACCGATCTTCAGTCGGAAGCGGATTCTTATGATCGAATGAGACAACTTTTCGCCGAAGAACCGGATTACGTATTTCCGAAAGTTATCCGCCCATTTTCGGGTAAAAGTGTTTTGGTTACGGAATTTATAGAAGGGGTTAAGATTACCAGGGCGATTCCCGTACTCAAAGGTCAGGCCAAGTCCAGGCCTGTGGAACTTCTTGTTCGTGCCTATGTGTTGATGATTTTTCAGTATCGCTTTTATCATGCGGACCCGCATCCCGGAAATCTGATTTACACGAAAGATGAAAAACTTTGTTTCATCGATTTCGGAGCCGTGGGGGAAATGAATGCGATCAGGGTTTTTGCTCTGAAAAAAATCTTTCTCTGTGCGATTGCCAAAGATTATTATGGAGTCGTTTCCGGTTTGGACGACATAGGCGCGTTATCTGCTTCCGCGGATCGGGATAAACTCGAAGAGGTTGTTCGCTATTCTTTGGAAAAGTTGGGAAGGTTTATCGCGGATACGGATTATTTCCGAAACCTTTCTCTGGATCAGATTCATACCAGAGAGGATCGACTTTTTTTAAAGGAGATCAATTCTAGTCTGAAGGAAATTTTTAGAATGATTCAGATTCCGGAAAATTTTATTTTCCTGGAACGTGTTCTGGGATTACTGGTAGGGATTACCGCGATCTTGGATCCTTATAGAACCGTTTTGGACTACGGGGAAAAGCCCTTCCGGACTGTCGCCACCGGAAAAGAAGGCGGACTGGAGTTTTCTTTGTTAAACGAAGATAAGAATCTTTTGAGTCATGCCCTTTCCATTCCGGGAGAATTTTATAAAGTACTTCAGAACATCAATCGGGGAAGGCAGGGAATCCAGCTCCAGGAGGTGGAGCGGCACACTCGCAAGATGTACGTTCTGGGACATCAGTTTTTATATTCTGGATTCCTGGTTGCGGGAATTTATTTCGGAAATTACTATCTCGAAAGAGGAATGGAAATTCAAAGTTGGGGATTTTTTGGAACCTCCGGATTTTTGGGACTGATACTTATTTATTCATTTTGGAAAAACAAACTTAAAAAGAAAGGAACTCTCTCGTGAAATATTTTGGAAAACGATTTTTAGACGTCTATCGCCCTCTTTACATAGGCGTTATCTTTCTCGGGATCGTATTAGATCTTGTGACTAAGTTTCTCGTCATTCTCTACTTTGAACCGCACCGTTATCTGGAAGTGCTCGGAAGTTTTTTCAGAATGACTCTTACCTTCAATACCGGTTTCGTGTTCGGAGCGTTTCAAGATAATGCGATTCCGTCTTTGATCGCAACCGGAATTGCAATTGTGTTTCTCATCGGATACAGATGGAAAAATTACGATCTTGGAAATCCTTGGGGGTGGAACCTCGTAATGGCCGGCGCTTTTGGAAATTTCCTGGATAAGTTCTTCATAAAAATTCCGGGCACTGGATTTCGTTTTGGGTTTCAACCGAACGTGGGAGAATATATCGGAGTCGTCGACTTCTTGGATTTCGATTGGCCGGACTTTCTTCTTTTTTCAAGATGGCCCGCGTTCAATGTGGCGGATTCCTGCGTGACGATCGGGCTTACGATTCTGATCTTTACGATGAAACTCGAAGAGGAGAAATAATTTCTTGAAAGCTCTCGATCTACCCATCTGGAGAAAATTATTCGTTCGTAAGGAAGCGAATAACAAAGCGATCATTCAGTTCCTCAGGGAAACCTCCGTTTTTGGGAGAATGAAAAAAAGAACCCTAATTGAAATCGCAAGGATGGTACACGTTCGAGAATATCAAGAAAGTGAAATGGTTTTTCGTCAGGGGGATGTCGGGGCCGGATTTTATCTGGTCTATGAGGGTTCGGTCGTAATCCGTTCCGTTAGAGATGGAATCGAACTTGATCTCGCTCATCTTGATCGGCATTCGTTCTTCGGAGAACTTTCCCTTTTTACGGAAGAAAGAAGAACGGCTAGCGCGATCACTCTTGAACCGACGACGTTGCTCGGATTTTTCCAACCCGATCTCAAAGAAATCATAGAAACAAAGCCGAGGATCGGCATTGAAATTCTTATGAGTCTTTCTACGGTGATCGTGGAAAGACTGCATCGAACCAATGGGCTTTTAGAAAAAGCCTACTTCAAAGGAAAACAAAGGAATGCGTGATCCGGAAATCAGGGAATTTTCCGGACACTTCATTCGGACAAGTTTCTTTCTCATCGTTGTTTTTACAATCATCGTTTCTCTTTGGGGACTTCAACTACTCGCGGTTCCGATCGTGTTGGCTCTTTTGATCTTCTATACGTTTAATGGAATGATCAACGATCTGGAAAGTTTGGGCGTGCCTAGAATTCTTTCCATTGCAATTCTGATGTTGTTTACGAGCATTCCAATTTATCTGTTCATCAACTCAGTCGCTTCTCCGATCGCTTCCACCTTAAATCCGCTTTTGAAAAACTGGAAACAGGATCTGGACGACGCAAAGTTCAAATATTTGACCGTAACCGTCAATCTTCAGTTCAATGAATTCCCCGCTTCTTGGAACGAAACGATCCGCCCCGACGAACTGATTAAGAAAATCGCGGAGCTGATGCACGAACAAGTGAAAGGGTTCGTGTCTTATATTCCGACTTTGATCGGTTATTTGCTCATCACTCCTTTGTTTGCGTTTTTATTTTTACTGAACGGAAACGGAATCTATAAAAGTCTGATTTCCCTGATACCAAATCGTTATTTTGAAATGGCTCTTATGATCACGTACAAGATCAACGAACAACTTACGAATTATCTCAAAAGTCTAATGATTCAAAGTATGATCATTTGCGCTGTTTCCAGCTTGGGATTTTATATCGTCGGATTGCCTTATTTTTACATTTTCGGTCTCTTTTTGGGAATCGCCAATTCGATTCCCTATCTAGGTCCGATTATGGGGGCGATTCCGCCTTTGTTTTTTGCTCTCGTTATCGGAGGAACCGAAACGACAGGACTTATGATTTCGATTTTGATCGTGGTATCGATCGCGCAGATTATTGATAATTTTCTAGTACAGCCGATTGTAATTTCGGGTTCGATGTCTCTTCATCCGATTGTAATTGTAGGTGCGGTTACCGTGGGAGGGGCCGCGCTTGGTCTCGTGGGAATGCTCATCGCGGTCCCGATGGCGGCGATCTTAAAAGTGACGATCCAAACTCTTTATAGTTCGATGAAGGATCACAATCTGCTTTGATCGTAAGCCTGAATCTTTAACCAGAGAATCAGGATTTTGAACGGTGTGATATTTATGAATTTAATGTTAGGCGAAATATGTGGTAAATAACAACCCTATCATGGAGATTTTTATTCGTAGCATTTGCTTTGAATTTTAGGATTATTTTAGTGAAGTTTCGCAACATTTAGATCAAAAATTTTGTATTGATATTAGGCACACGCCTAATATTGTAAGATTGGTGATCTTTGATTGGGATAATAATAAGAATGAATCTTTAAAGGCTGAGAGAAATATCAGCTTTGAAAGGGTAGTCGTTGAAATTGAATCTGGGTTAGTTTTAGATATCTTAAAGCGTCCGAATATGAAAAAATATCCAAATCAAATTTTAATAATCGTAGAAATCGATAATTATGCATGGATAGTTCCTACAATTGAGAATAAGGATATTTTCTTCTTTAAAACAGCATACCCATCAAGGAAATACACTCACGTATATCTATCGGAGGCAAATTTATGAAATATAAACTTAGCCAAGAATAGAAAGATTTGGAGCCCTCTATCGAGCGAAATGAATGGAAGTCGGTTAATAATAAAGCACAATATTTGAAAAAATTTAAATCTGCCGCCAAGAATACTCTATTAAAAAATAAGCGAATGAATATTAGAATTGCCGGGAAAGATATCCAATTATTAAAAACTAAGGCTTTGGAGATTGGGATTCCTTATCAGACTTTAGTTTCAAGTATATTGCATCAGTATGTAACCGGTAAATTGACAGAACGGTAAACAAACCCCAACTTCGCCTAACATCGGTTGCTTTCGTAAAACGTAACTCTTTCCAAATACGTCTTCTTTGTTTTTTAAGAATTTTCTTCGGTTTTTGGTTCCGGTTTTTTTCTACCGATCCAAAGAACTCCCGTTAAAACGAGGATGGTTCCCACAAGTCCGGAAAAAGTGATCGGTTCTCCGAGAAATATCCAAGCAAGTAAAATCGTAGACATCGGGCCCACAGAACCCACAATCGCCGCTTTTCCGGAACCGATCATTCGAATTCCTTCCGTGGTGAAATAAGCCGGAATTACGGTCGTTAAAACTCCGAGAGCCAGTCCGTATAAATATACGTTAGTAGGCTGGATCAGAGAGGCAGGGTGGCGAGTGATAAGAAAATGAATTATTACGATCGAACCGGATAAAAGCATTAGATAGGAAGTGAATCGAACCGAACCGAGTTTCGGGATCAAAGATTCGCTTCCTACGAGGTATAAAGCGTAAGCGATCGCCGATCCGAGTATGAATAGCACACCTTTCGTTGTATTTGGTCCTTCGGCCTGAATGTCTCCTATGAATGCGACCACGATTCCGGAATATGTGAGAAGGATTGCAAATATTTCCGCTCTTTTGATTTTCCTTTTGAAAAGAATAGAACCGATAATGAGGACGATCGTAGGATATACGAATAAGGTGATTCTTTCCAAACCCGCCGAGATATATTCCAAACCTATAAAGTCGAATAGGCTCGCCAGGTAATAACCTAAAAAGCTGAGAACCAAAATTAAGCCCCAATCTTTTTTTGTGAGAACGAAGTCTTTGTTCATATTTCCGGATCGGTAGGCGATCCAAGCGAAAAACGGAATTGCAAATAACATTCTGAGTGTGAGTGCCGTGGTCGAATCGATATTGTATCGATAGACCAATTTGACAAAGATCGCCTTTGCAGAAAAGAAAACAGCTCCCGCTAATACGAGAGAGATTCCCCAAAAAGGTTTCCATTTGGATTCCATAAATCCATCTCTTATTTCCAAGGGTTTTTAAAAAAGCTTTTTTGTTAACGGAAGGAAAGAAAGAGATTCCCGCTTCCATTCTTTGACTTTTTGGATCTGAACATAACAATTGCTCAAAAAGAAGGAATGTTTGTATTCCAGAAGAGTGAGAGTTTTTTGGGCTCCTTCGGATAACCAATAGAGTTGTTGAAAAATTAATTTTCCTTCTGTTTCCGTTTCATTCAAATTGGCGATTAGAGTAGTTTTTTTAACTCCACTATGGAATTTTTCAAAAACTCTATTGGGGAATCGTTCTGATTTGAACTAAAACCCTCTCCTTCCGATTTTTGTTTTTACAGCTTCGAAAATCTGAAAACTCGGGATTGTAAAAAATACAAGAACGAGTTCGAAAGCCGTGTCGCTTAATTTCCCTCCGGCAATTGCAAGAAGTCGGTCGCATTGGTCGGGCGAATCCGTTAAAAAAAATCTGATCCATGATCGCCATTTCCGTCCAAGCCCGGACGTTGACGTCGCTTAAGTGAATCTTTATTTTATAATATTCTAATTCTTGATTCTAAGCGGAGAAAAGTTCGATTAATTCTTCGTTGGAAACTTTTACGTCATGCGGAGCCTGAGAGTTTCTTCGTTGCCAAAATCGATTTTTTTCCGAATTGCGTCTCTGTGGAATCCGATCCTCGTACAATGAATTGGAACTACGAAGAAAGACAAAAATGCGATTTTGACGAATATCTTTCCGGGTTTTCGATCTATGATCGTTTTCTCTTAAGTTTGATTCGGAATTCTATGCATCCAGATAGAAAAAAGCCCTCCCGTGGCAAACATAATCAAGCTGTAAATTGCAGACGGAATCGCCATTGCCGGATTGTTTAGGATTGTGCTTGCGATCGCAATTCCCAAGGTTCCGTTCTGAATTCCCACTTCGATCGTGATGGAAGTTCTTTGGGAATGCGTCACCTTCATCAGAGTCGCCCCCAGATAACCCAATGTCATCGTAATTAGATTGAGTGCCAAGGAAGCGGGACCCACCTGGATGAAAAATGGTACAATGTTTTGCCTTTCTCGAACAATGGCGCCCGTGATGATTAGGATCAGAAAAATTCCGGAAAGAACTTTTATCGTTTTTTCGAACTTTCGGGAAAATTCCGGTTTTTTCGAATTGAGAATCATCCCGATCGACACCGGTAATACGGTAATCAGAAAGATTTGGAGAATCGTCTGAGGAATGTTGAGTTCGATTATTTGTCCGGCTCCGAGAAAATGGCGCATGGACATATTTAAAAGGAAGGGGATCGAGAGAACGGTGATACAGCTTGTGATTGCGGTTAACGTTATAGAAAGGGCGACGTCTCCTTTTGCAAGATGAGTGATAAGGTTGGAAGTCGCTCCTCCCGGGCAGATCGCTAAAAGAATCAAACCTACGGAAAGTTCTCCCGAAAGTCCGGAGACGCTTGCGATTAGCCATCCAGTGATCGGCAAAAGCAGAAGCTGCAATGTTAACCCCGTGAGCACCGCTTTGGGAAGGACGAAAATTCGTTTGAAGTCGGCGATGGTGAGAGTCATTCCCATTCCGAGCATGATGATACCTAACGCGGCCGGAAGAAATATCTTTGTCAGTAAATTGGATTCCATTGTTTAAAACCTATTTTTGTTTCAAACTCTGTACAAAAGTTCTTACTTAAAGTCCACAGAATTTTTGAATTCTTTAAATTTTATATTTCCGGTTTTTTTTGTGGAATATTCGAAAGAAAAATAGAAAAATCTGAATTTAAAATTCGAATTTGGTTTCTATCTTCGATGAAAGCTTCTTTCGGGGATTTTTTTGTAAAAACTTGACAGATAATAAGATAGAACTATATTTCCGGGCACGATGAAAAACCTGAAGATCATTTATTCCGCTCTGTTAATCGGTTTGGTTTTGTTCGGTGGCGTTTTTGTGTTTTTTACAAGTCCGAACGGAAGTTTATCCGGGGATAGTAGCGGAATTATTTTGGGAGCCACGGTTTTCCTTTTACCGATCTCTTGGTATATTCCTTTATTTTTTGCTAAAAAGAAAATGATTCCGGATCATTTGGGACCGAAAGAAAAATTCGTATCTTATTCTCAGTCTAAAATTTTTTCCGTGATTTTTTTAGACGCAGGCTATGTCATCAACGGCGTCTTTTATTTCATGACGGCGTCCTATGTTCATTGGATCGGAATGGGAATCTTTTTTGCAGGCATATTGATTTTATTTCCTAGGGAGAAAGAATTTTCTTCTTTGTATAAAACGCAGGGGTTCCCTCCCTAAATTATAAACCAAAAAAAGAGATGATGAATTTCCAAATTCAGAAAAATCTCGTGCTTACATGGAAGAACGTTCTATCACTCATAAAAACGAAAAGCGGTCTCTTAAAAGAAAATTTTTAATTTGGCTCATTCCGTTCCTCGTAGTCAATCTACAGAAACTGATCGGGTTTACTTCTCGAAGAATCAATATAGGAAACGAAAGTATCGAGAAAATTCGTAGGGAAAAAAAAACCTATATTCTTTCCGCTTGGCATACGAATGTTTTATATTCTCCTTATCTCAACCGAAACTTAGGAGTGGCCGTTCTCATTTCCGAATCCAAAGACGGAGACTTTATCAATCAGGTTGTTCATCGATTCGGTAATTGCAGCGTTCGAGGTAGTTCTTCTAAGGGGGGTTCCAAAGCTCTCAAAGCATTGATTACTCATCTTAAAAAAAATCTTCCTGCGGCGATTACACCCGATGGGCCTAGGGGGCCGGCGTTAGTCGTACAACCCGGCTTGATCGCTTCCGCTCAGATTTCTCAAGTTCCGATCGTTCCGTTTCATTATGAATGTACTCGTCAATGGGTTGCCGAAAGAGCTTGGGACAAACATAGAATTCCGAAACCGTTCACTACTTTTGTGGTTTCGTACGGAGAGCCGATTTATATCCCTAGAGATTTGGACGAAAAGGGTTTTGAAGAGGCTCGGCTGAGAGTGGAAAAAGCGATGCTCGAAAACCGACAGAGAAGCATCGACAAGGCTGAAGAATTAAGAAAAAATAATATTCTTAAAAGTGAATGTGTTAAAAATTGATTGATTTTTGAAAGTTGTTATTCGGACAATACTACGATAACGTGAGTTCGATATAACAAATGCGAAAGCGATTCTATGTTTCAGCAAACGCGTCGTGAGTGGCTCACAACTTGTTGTGAAATCAGCGCGATCCTTAGTTAGGGAGTCGTTGCGCTTTAGTTTCTTATTCGCCCAATTTTTCTTACGCCGAACTCACGTTATGATAAACTTATTTCGAAAATTAGAATCTTCCTCTAAAAAGTCTGGAATTCCCGATTTAACTTAATTTTTGAGAACCTCTCTACTTTTGCAAAACCGGCCGCTTGTTTTCGAGTATCATTTTCATGCGTTCGAATAGTAAGTCTTTGTTCGCATACATCTGCCTGGAAATATACTTTGTCATTGCGCTATGAGTTCGAACAAATCG
The nucleotide sequence above comes from Leptospira weilii. Encoded proteins:
- a CDS encoding ABC1 kinase family protein produces the protein MLVTGTAEPQETQSYKRHGSSWRFWNASSFVWKKIWSIFWFFKLGKIFFPSYRDRVVQENFFRTLGEDCRNFFLSMGGVYIKLGQYLGNLSHIFPDSFTESLQDLQDRVPPHPFSEIEERFRLEFGKEITKVFPNIQSVPEASASTAQVHVASIGGQKVAVKVLYPGIETLIADDLKNIRSFLKRINRYLFRFEYKKIHDEINHLVTRETDLQSEADSYDRMRQLFAEEPDYVFPKVIRPFSGKSVLVTEFIEGVKITRAIPVLKGQAKSRPVELLVRAYVLMIFQYRFYHADPHPGNLIYTKDEKLCFIDFGAVGEMNAIRVFALKKIFLCAIAKDYYGVVSGLDDIGALSASADRDKLEEVVRYSLEKLGRFIADTDYFRNLSLDQIHTREDRLFLKEINSSLKEIFRMIQIPENFIFLERVLGLLVGITAILDPYRTVLDYGEKPFRTVATGKEGGLEFSLLNEDKNLLSHALSIPGEFYKVLQNINRGRQGIQLQEVERHTRKMYVLGHQFLYSGFLVAGIYFGNYYLERGMEIQSWGFFGTSGFLGLILIYSFWKNKLKKKGTLS
- a CDS encoding antitoxin; protein product: MEPSIERNEWKSVNNKAQYLKKFKSAAKNTLLKNKRMNIRIAGKDIQLLKTKALEIGIPYQTLVSSILHQYVTGKLTER
- a CDS encoding lysophospholipid acyltransferase family protein, which encodes MEERSITHKNEKRSLKRKFLIWLIPFLVVNLQKLIGFTSRRINIGNESIEKIRREKKTYILSAWHTNVLYSPYLNRNLGVAVLISESKDGDFINQVVHRFGNCSVRGSSSKGGSKALKALITHLKKNLPAAITPDGPRGPALVVQPGLIASAQISQVPIVPFHYECTRQWVAERAWDKHRIPKPFTTFVVSYGEPIYIPRDLDEKGFEEARLRVEKAMLENRQRSIDKAEELRKNNILKSECVKN
- a CDS encoding bile acid:sodium symporter family protein, with product MESNLLTKIFLPAALGIIMLGMGMTLTIADFKRIFVLPKAVLTGLTLQLLLLPITGWLIASVSGLSGELSVGLILLAICPGGATSNLITHLAKGDVALSITLTAITSCITVLSIPFLLNMSMRHFLGAGQIIELNIPQTILQIFLITVLPVSIGMILNSKKPEFSRKFEKTIKVLSGIFLILIITGAIVRERQNIVPFFIQVGPASLALNLITMTLGYLGATLMKVTHSQRTSITIEVGIQNGTLGIAIASTILNNPAMAIPSAIYSLIMFATGGLFSIWMHRIPNQT
- a CDS encoding lipoprotein signal peptidase, which produces MKYFGKRFLDVYRPLYIGVIFLGIVLDLVTKFLVILYFEPHRYLEVLGSFFRMTLTFNTGFVFGAFQDNAIPSLIATGIAIVFLIGYRWKNYDLGNPWGWNLVMAGAFGNFLDKFFIKIPGTGFRFGFQPNVGEYIGVVDFLDFDWPDFLLFSRWPAFNVADSCVTIGLTILIFTMKLEEEK
- a CDS encoding cyclic nucleotide-binding domain-containing protein, whose protein sequence is MKALDLPIWRKLFVRKEANNKAIIQFLRETSVFGRMKKRTLIEIARMVHVREYQESEMVFRQGDVGAGFYLVYEGSVVIRSVRDGIELDLAHLDRHSFFGELSLFTEERRTASAITLEPTTLLGFFQPDLKEIIETKPRIGIEILMSLSTVIVERLHRTNGLLEKAYFKGKQRNA
- a CDS encoding Gfo/Idh/MocA family protein, which codes for MIPVLLIGLGRIASLLEKDSLRNRPCTHAGTIFSPWGKKKFFLVGAIDPSEDRRSRFCKDWNIPKILCFPDFKNWASSFYSSQSEKDNVNSTDLRWKKKGRNFPHSNSIDPASCLVVIATPSETHYELAKAAIDFGFRRLLVEKPVCHSLSLARKLSKLCCKTGTDLRVNHERRYHPLYIQVRKWIQEETYGPVRTIRASVLTSARNPGRAILDKTGPLFHDGTHAVDLLTWYLGMPDRVVSVLRSYPNSPVEEQALALMTYPKGETVFLEAGGMRNYFQFELDIQTENARFLVGNDEVRFWKSEPSRKYKGFKSLTPISISEKSSAGSNPFLNLYDSLFRHLSGKSSRITGDMEENLQILTLLDTIRRRAEKRFLGV
- a CDS encoding DMT family transporter, translating into MESKWKPFWGISLVLAGAVFFSAKAIFVKLVYRYNIDSTTALTLRMLFAIPFFAWIAYRSGNMNKDFVLTKKDWGLILVLSFLGYYLASLFDFIGLEYISAGLERITLFVYPTIVLIIGSILFKRKIKRAEIFAILLTYSGIVVAFIGDIQAEGPNTTKGVLFILGSAIAYALYLVGSESLIPKLGSVRFTSYLMLLSGSIVIIHFLITRHPASLIQPTNVYLYGLALGVLTTVIPAYFTTEGIRMIGSGKAAIVGSVGPMSTILLAWIFLGEPITFSGLVGTILVLTGVLWIGRKKPEPKTEENS
- a CDS encoding AI-2E family transporter, with the translated sequence MRDPEIREFSGHFIRTSFFLIVVFTIIVSLWGLQLLAVPIVLALLIFYTFNGMINDLESLGVPRILSIAILMLFTSIPIYLFINSVASPIASTLNPLLKNWKQDLDDAKFKYLTVTVNLQFNEFPASWNETIRPDELIKKIAELMHEQVKGFVSYIPTLIGYLLITPLFAFLFLLNGNGIYKSLISLIPNRYFEMALMITYKINEQLTNYLKSLMIQSMIICAVSSLGFYIVGLPYFYIFGLFLGIANSIPYLGPIMGAIPPLFFALVIGGTETTGLMISILIVVSIAQIIDNFLVQPIVISGSMSLHPIVIVGAVTVGGAALGLVGMLIAVPMAAILKVTIQTLYSSMKDHNLL